The DNA segment TCGACAATTGCACAATGCTTCCGGAGCTTCTGAAATTCAAGTTTAAGAAATGAAGCTGCGGGATTTTCAGTTCTCGCTCATAAAAATGTCGTTTCAATTCTTCCCATCGAAATCCGCTGGGATTAACAATTTGTTTGGTGTCCCCGCTCAATAGAAGATTCATTGGATTGCGGACAATATAAAAAAGCAGTTCATGCTGCACATCCGTTAAATCTTGCACCTCGTCGCAGACCACCAGGTCATAACGGTGCGCGTCCGAATCATGTTCGCTCAATAAATTCGTCACCTCTCTGGCCAGATCTAATTCATCCCACAAGCCCTCGCGGTCGAGTTTGTCCTGGTACCATTCGAATACACGGTAGAGGCATTGACGATCGAGAGGAAAATTGGGCGCCTTCTTCTTTCCCAGCGCTTCATAATCGACAAAGGAGAGATATTTTTTCTGCGTCAATTCTCTTTCTTTCAACAAGAGATTCAAGGTTCGATCGAGGACAGTTAACACTCGATCGCCTTGTTCTTCAATGTAGTATTTGAGATTCCTGGAAAAAGTTTTGAGATCGGCATGCAAATATTTTTGAACAAATTTTTCCACCTTTTCCAGGGATTTTAACCGGGCGAACGTCAAGAATTGTTGTTGAAGCGCACTCAAGAAGGTGGGTGAAACCGGCTTATTTTTTAAGCGCTCCGGGGCATTTTTCAGAATGTTGATATTGATGTGCGGCAGCGCTCCCTTGATGATGGAACGGATTTCTTCCCAGATTAAAGGGGTGTCGTACCGCCGCGCCTGGCTGTTGGACAAAACTATTTCATTGAACCTCTCGAAATGGACTTCCTTTTCTGGCGGAAAATTTTTGTGGTACTTCTCGGCGACCTCCAGACAATACTCCTTGAAGGTAAAAAAATCGGGGGAAAAGTATTCGTTTTTTAACGGGCTGGCATTCAATAAACCCTGGTACAGTGTCCGGGCAGTATCTCTTAAGTAGCGGTTGTAAGTGATGAACAGTTTCTTCTCTTTCGCCAGCGGTAATTTCAGCAGGTAGTAGATGCCGAGGGTGGTTTTGCCGCTGCCAGCCGTGCCCGAGACCAGGAGCGGCAAAGGTCTGGCCAAAACCTCCTGCTGCTCCGGTGTCAGGTAAAGCTGCAACTGCAATTCGTCCTGCTGGTAAGATTGAATACGCTGCCAATTCTCTTCGTCTAAGAAATGCCATCTCTGGCTGGCCGAATCATCGGAGATTTTCTGAGTAATGCTTTCCTGAGTGAAATAGCTATCACTTAGATCTTCCAGAAGAATCTCGTCCATGGATTCCTTCTGGTACGGTTTAAATTGAAGAAAGGGAACATTGGCAGGGAGGATGTTTGTGCTTTTATGACTTACCGCATCATGAGCAACGATGCCCCAGACATAGACCAGCAGGTTTGAAGCGCCATTTTCCTTATCGTTGCCCAAAGTGAAAAGAATCCGGTTTGACCGGTCAAGTCTGGCCTCGAAGACGGCCTTGTTCCCCGCCAGACTCTTGAGCTTTTTGACGTTTAGGCCGCCTTCCCAGTATCCGATTTCTAAATATTCAAACTTCTGCCGCACTTTTTTGCGGTATTCGGATGGTTGATTGAGCAAATACTTTTTGAAGCAATCATTGATGAGAATCTTTATCATTTAAGTTGCCTCAATATTTTTTGAGATCTGCTAACAATGGATATGACGGCAATGTAACTTAGAACAGATTGAAAGTCAAGGCGACTTCTTACAGCATTATCAGTCATTTTGTTGGTGCAAAACCTAACCCGGATAAACCGGAAATCCGAAGTACGAAACTCGAAATTCGAAACAACATTCAAAATTCAAATTTTCAAATACCTAAAACTCCCCCGTGCGAAGAATAAAAAAATAGACCGTCTTGTTTTGAATTTTCGGGAGGGAAACTATACTCTGTTTATTTATAATCCAAATATTGTACTATTTTGATTCTGGAATTTCCAAAACCCACCCCATTATTTGCAACTTCTGATTCACATTAATTGCATTGATTTTCACTTGGCAAATGCCTAACTTTGCAAGTTAAATTTTATTGATAATTGAAGGGAGGAGCCCATGAGGTACAAAAGTAACCTTAAGATTGTTTTCAGTGTCCTAATTGTAGTAGCTGGCCTGACGATGGCCCCAGGCTTAGTCTATGCTCAAGACACAAACTCATTATTTGGCGATCTTGCTGAAGGCCCTTATAACAGGCTGGTTGTTCAAAATATCATGGTCATTCCAGGTCACGGAGGACCGCCGGTCGGACCCTATGACATCGAGATTGAAGGGAACATGATTGCCAGGATGACCCCGTTCGATCCCGTAACAGCGGAGCGCCGTGGTCAAACCAAACGTGCAACTGGTGACCGGGTGATCGATGGCACAGGCAAATATGTCATGCCGGGAATGATAGACCTGCACATGCATTTACGCAAAGAACCGATGGAAATCGAGTATGTCTATTATCTCAAACTCGCCCATGGTGTAACGACTTTAGTACCGGCTCCGGATCGTGGCCTGGAAGCTGGAATGGAGCAGTCGAAACTTTCTTCACAGAATAAAATATTAGCACCACGTATGTTTCCGATTTGGCGATATGGGCGTGGCACAACATTTACCCAGAATGATTTGGATGATCCTGCAAATGCAGACAAAATTGTACGAGAAATGATTTCGAAAGGCGCGCATGTGGTTAATGTCAGTAATGTCACCTGGAACTCTAACTTATTTGGCGCGGTTTGCAAAGCAGTTTACCGGCACGGGGGTATCACAACCATTCACCTTCCCCCTTCTACAAATGCGGTCGTTCATGCCGTTGACGCGGCTCGGCTAGGCGTCACAATGATTGAACACCACTACGGTTACTCAGAATCTTCTCTGGATAGAAGCGTTCAGGACTTCCCACGCGATTACAGTTATAACGATGAGATCGCGCGGTTCAGGCATGCAGGTAAAGTCTGGACCGAAGCGAACAAAGAGCGATTGTTGTCCGAAGTAGCGGATTCATTGGCGGCTTATGGCGTTTCTATGCTGCCCACTCGTGTCGTTTATGAAGCCAATCGAGACATCATTCGGGCTCAGAATTTACCCTGGCATGAAAAATACACACACCAGGCACTTATCAACTGGAACTTGCCCAATCCGGCCTACCATGGCTCCTATCATTATGACTGGACCTCAGATGACGAATACTACTGGACCTACGCCTTTGATCTCTGGGGGGACCTAATCTACGAATTTAACAAACGGGGCGGACGGGTTGCTTACGGCACAGACGACAATTATATCTGGGCAACCCCCGGTTTCTCCAACGTCCGCGAGTTGCAATTGTTAAGGGAGTC comes from the candidate division KSB1 bacterium genome and includes:
- a CDS encoding amidohydrolase family protein, with translation MAPGLVYAQDTNSLFGDLAEGPYNRLVVQNIMVIPGHGGPPVGPYDIEIEGNMIARMTPFDPVTAERRGQTKRATGDRVIDGTGKYVMPGMIDLHMHLRKEPMEIEYVYYLKLAHGVTTLVPAPDRGLEAGMEQSKLSSQNKILAPRMFPIWRYGRGTTFTQNDLDDPANADKIVREMISKGAHVVNVSNVTWNSNLFGAVCKAVYRHGGITTIHLPPSTNAVVHAVDAARLGVTMIEHHYGYSESSLDRSVQDFPRDYSYNDEIARFRHAGKVWTEANKERLLSEVADSLAAYGVSMLPTRVVYEANRDIIRAQNLPWHEKYTHQALINWNLPNPAYHGSYHYDWTSDDEYYWTYAFDLWGDLIYEFNKRGGRVAYGTDDNYIWATPGFSNVRELQLLRESGMHNLEVLKAATYNSAKTLRQPKLGLVRPGYLADLMIVDGNPAYNLRFLYSFGALTRNKDGEMYRTNGIVHTIKDGIVINNARLMEEVAKMVRKSKAGVGVDVVSEPFTVK
- a CDS encoding UvrD-helicase domain-containing protein; translated protein: MIKILINDCFKKYLLNQPSEYRKKVRQKFEYLEIGYWEGGLNVKKLKSLAGNKAVFEARLDRSNRILFTLGNDKENGASNLLVYVWGIVAHDAVSHKSTNILPANVPFLQFKPYQKESMDEILLEDLSDSYFTQESITQKISDDSASQRWHFLDEENWQRIQSYQQDELQLQLYLTPEQQEVLARPLPLLVSGTAGSGKTTLGIYYLLKLPLAKEKKLFITYNRYLRDTARTLYQGLLNASPLKNEYFSPDFFTFKEYCLEVAEKYHKNFPPEKEVHFERFNEIVLSNSQARRYDTPLIWEEIRSIIKGALPHININILKNAPERLKNKPVSPTFLSALQQQFLTFARLKSLEKVEKFVQKYLHADLKTFSRNLKYYIEEQGDRVLTVLDRTLNLLLKERELTQKKYLSFVDYEALGKKKAPNFPLDRQCLYRVFEWYQDKLDREGLWDELDLAREVTNLLSEHDSDAHRYDLVVCDEVQDLTDVQHELLFYIVRNPMNLLLSGDTKQIVNPSGFRWEELKRHFYERELKIPQLHFLNLNFRSSGSIVQLSNVLLDLKAGLLGSRAEELKEDWKYKGRPPVVVQNLSQQRMLENIRSTG